A region from the Hypericibacter adhaerens genome encodes:
- a CDS encoding LLM class flavin-dependent oxidoreductase: protein MRPVSIHTAAWRYPGAFPDANFSFAHLKRFAQTLERGLFDAFFMADHLALLNMPMQALKRSATVTSFDPLTLLPALAVVTERLGLIATASTTYNEPYHVARKFASLDHLSGGRAGWNLVTSANPLEAKNFGLEEHLDHAVRYRRAREFFDVVTGLWDSWADDAFIRDQESGVYFDPDKLHILNHKGPFLSVRGPLNVARPIQGWPVIVQAGSSDAGRQIAAETAEVVFTGQNNLADGRRFYADVKGRMEALGRPRDHLKIMPGCFVVVGDSLAEAQERKARLDALVHPDSGIASLSVQLGTDASAFDLDGPLPEIPESNASKSARQKLIDKAKRENLTVRQLAQYVGGSYGTLEMIGTPASIADQMEEWLVTEGCDGFNVMFPYLPEGLDAFVDRVVPELQRRGLFRRAYEGRTLRENLGLPRPANRFFP, encoded by the coding sequence ATGCGCCCCGTCAGCATCCACACCGCCGCCTGGCGCTATCCCGGCGCCTTTCCGGACGCCAACTTCAGCTTCGCGCATCTGAAGCGCTTCGCCCAGACGCTCGAGCGCGGGCTCTTCGACGCCTTCTTCATGGCGGACCATCTGGCGCTGCTCAACATGCCGATGCAGGCGCTGAAGCGCAGCGCGACCGTGACCTCCTTCGATCCCCTGACGCTGCTGCCGGCGCTGGCCGTGGTGACGGAACGGCTCGGGCTCATCGCCACCGCCTCCACCACCTATAACGAGCCCTATCACGTCGCGCGCAAGTTCGCCTCGCTCGACCATCTGAGCGGCGGGCGCGCCGGCTGGAATCTCGTCACCTCCGCCAACCCGCTCGAGGCCAAGAATTTCGGGCTCGAGGAGCATCTCGACCATGCGGTTCGCTACCGCCGCGCCCGCGAATTCTTCGATGTCGTCACCGGCCTCTGGGACAGCTGGGCCGACGACGCCTTCATCCGCGACCAGGAATCCGGCGTCTATTTCGATCCCGACAAGCTCCATATCCTGAACCACAAGGGACCGTTTCTCTCGGTGCGCGGGCCCCTGAACGTCGCGCGGCCGATCCAGGGCTGGCCGGTGATCGTCCAGGCCGGCTCGTCGGACGCCGGTCGGCAGATCGCGGCCGAGACGGCCGAGGTCGTCTTCACCGGCCAGAACAACCTGGCCGACGGCCGGCGCTTCTATGCCGATGTGAAGGGGCGCATGGAGGCGCTCGGGCGGCCGCGCGATCACCTGAAGATCATGCCCGGCTGCTTCGTCGTGGTCGGCGACAGCCTGGCGGAGGCGCAGGAACGCAAGGCCCGGCTCGACGCGCTGGTGCATCCGGACAGCGGCATCGCCTCGCTCTCGGTCCAGCTGGGCACCGACGCCTCAGCTTTCGATCTCGACGGGCCCCTGCCGGAGATCCCCGAAAGCAATGCCAGCAAGAGCGCGCGTCAGAAGCTGATCGACAAGGCGAAGCGGGAGAACCTGACCGTGCGGCAGCTTGCTCAGTATGTGGGCGGCAGCTACGGCACGCTGGAGATGATCGGCACGCCGGCCTCGATCGCCGACCAGATGGAGGAATGGCTCGTCACCGAGGGCTGCGACGGCTTCAACGTGATGTTCCCCTATCTGCCGGAAGGGCTCGACGCCTTCGTCGATCGCGTCGTGCCCGAGCTGCAGCGCCGCGGCCTGTTCCGGCGCGCCTATGAAGGCCGCACCTTGCGCGAGAATCTGGGCCTGCCGCGGCCCGCCAATCGGTTCTTCCCTTGA
- a CDS encoding iron-containing alcohol dehydrogenase, with protein sequence MNGTPSTALPLRGDWLFPTEIRFGAGRVSELRALCDRFGMKRPLIVTDRGLAATPLAERVLAAADGPGIAPRFFTGLQENPTGGNIAEGVAAFRAWNADGVVALGGGSGLDGGKTIALMAGAGGSLWRFAWPDHAAAQSERAGVPIIAIPTTAGTGAEVEPSAIITDERGPTKRAVLHPAMLPKAVIADPELTVTLPRGLTAATGMDALSHNLEALCVPSFHPMADAIAASGIAMIGRWLPVALAEPQNLTARGYMMAAAIMGATAFGKGLGAMHALSHAIGALKGCHHGLTNAVLMPFVLAYNRPAIEPAMMSLAEILRLEGEAFPAVHRWILDLRRRIGIPETVAGLGLAPSEFDRVARLAAADICADMNPVPVDAASLKSILEAAA encoded by the coding sequence ATGAACGGCACCCCGTCCACGGCCCTGCCCTTGCGCGGCGACTGGCTGTTTCCGACCGAGATCCGCTTCGGCGCGGGCCGCGTCTCGGAACTGAGGGCGCTCTGCGATCGGTTCGGGATGAAGCGCCCGCTGATCGTGACCGATCGCGGGCTGGCCGCGACGCCGCTGGCCGAGCGCGTGCTGGCGGCGGCGGACGGGCCCGGCATCGCGCCGCGCTTCTTCACCGGCCTGCAGGAGAATCCGACCGGCGGCAACATCGCCGAGGGCGTCGCCGCGTTCCGGGCCTGGAACGCCGACGGGGTGGTGGCACTGGGCGGCGGCAGCGGGCTCGATGGCGGCAAGACGATCGCGCTCATGGCGGGCGCGGGCGGTTCGCTCTGGCGGTTCGCCTGGCCCGATCACGCCGCCGCCCAATCGGAGCGCGCCGGCGTCCCCATCATCGCGATCCCGACCACGGCCGGGACCGGCGCGGAGGTGGAGCCCAGCGCCATCATCACCGACGAACGTGGGCCGACGAAGCGCGCCGTTCTGCATCCCGCCATGCTGCCCAAGGCCGTGATCGCCGATCCGGAACTGACCGTGACCTTGCCGCGCGGCCTCACCGCGGCCACGGGCATGGATGCGCTGAGCCACAATCTCGAGGCGCTCTGCGTGCCGAGCTTCCATCCGATGGCCGATGCGATCGCGGCTTCGGGCATCGCCATGATCGGGCGCTGGCTGCCGGTGGCGCTGGCCGAGCCGCAGAACCTGACCGCGCGCGGCTATATGATGGCGGCGGCGATCATGGGCGCCACCGCCTTCGGCAAGGGGCTGGGCGCGATGCATGCGCTGAGCCACGCCATCGGCGCGCTCAAGGGCTGCCATCATGGCCTCACCAACGCGGTGCTGATGCCCTTCGTGCTGGCCTATAACCGGCCGGCGATCGAGCCCGCCATGATGTCGCTGGCCGAGATCCTTCGCCTCGAGGGCGAGGCCTTTCCCGCCGTGCATCGCTGGATCCTCGATCTGCGCCGCCGGATCGGGATTCCCGAAACCGTCGCGGGCCTGGGCCTGGCTCCGTCCGAGTTCGACCGGGTGGCGCGCCTCGCCGCCGCCGACATCTGCGCCGACATGAATCCGGTGCCGGTCGACGCGGCGTCCCTGAAATCCATCCTCGAGGCGGCGGCCTGA
- a CDS encoding CocE/NonD family hydrolase, with translation MSDASPRSAVRHIETMWIPMSDGTRLAARVWMPEEAERQKLPAILEYIPYRRRDGTRDWDDLSHPYLAAHGYVCVRLDIRGTGDSEGVIRDEYLKQEQDDAVDAIAWLAQQPWCNGNVGMMGISWGGFNSLQVAARRPPALKAIITYCSTDDRYADDMHYMGGAHITGNLEWGSTFFSIMGRSPDPLIVGEGWRRMWLERLEAMTPVFGTWLTHQRRDEYWKHGSVGEDIGRIQCPVMAVGGWADGYTNTVFRLLKTLKVPAQGIVGPWGHKYGHVGVPGPAIGYLTESLRWWDHWLKGKDTGIMQEPMLRAYVQDSVAPASHYETRPGRWVSEPSWPSANIVPQTLHLNDAGLRQNGTLGAAAGKPAPLAIASPQTTGSAGGEWCPYGLGGLGPELPLDQRGDDANSLVFDGEPLAAPLEILGAPVVTLTLASDQPVATAVLRLNDVAPDGQVTRVTYGLLNLTHRESHAAPTPLAPGKSYQIRIPLNDIGHRFAAGHRVRVAISTAYWPILWPAPKAATLTIAAGSSTLSLPVRRPQASDAQVTFGPPEPLPQSDRTTLRPGNVYRHVTMDVATGAQFIEVLRDDGRSTHNGTGVTTEMVKHLRYRMHPADPATAYAEADHDLTNRHDQGWETRIKSHCAIACTAAEFIVEADLQAFEGEQRVFSRSWTQRIPRDLM, from the coding sequence ATGAGCGACGCTTCGCCGAGATCCGCGGTCCGTCACATCGAGACGATGTGGATTCCGATGTCGGACGGAACCCGGCTCGCGGCGCGCGTCTGGATGCCGGAGGAGGCCGAACGCCAGAAGCTGCCGGCCATCCTCGAATACATCCCCTATCGCCGCCGCGACGGCACGCGCGACTGGGACGATCTCTCCCATCCCTACCTCGCGGCCCATGGCTATGTCTGCGTGCGGCTCGACATCCGCGGCACCGGCGATTCCGAGGGCGTGATCCGCGACGAGTATCTGAAGCAGGAGCAGGACGACGCGGTGGACGCGATCGCCTGGCTCGCCCAGCAGCCCTGGTGCAACGGGAATGTCGGGATGATGGGCATCTCGTGGGGCGGCTTCAACTCGCTCCAGGTCGCGGCGCGACGGCCGCCGGCGCTCAAGGCCATCATCACCTATTGCTCGACCGACGACCGCTATGCCGACGACATGCATTACATGGGCGGCGCCCATATCACCGGCAACCTGGAATGGGGCTCGACCTTCTTCTCGATCATGGGCCGCTCGCCCGATCCGCTGATCGTGGGCGAAGGCTGGCGCCGGATGTGGCTCGAGCGGCTGGAGGCGATGACGCCCGTCTTCGGCACCTGGCTCACGCACCAGCGCCGCGACGAATATTGGAAGCACGGCTCGGTGGGCGAGGATATCGGCCGCATCCAATGTCCCGTGATGGCGGTCGGCGGCTGGGCCGACGGCTATACCAACACCGTCTTCCGCCTGCTCAAGACCCTGAAGGTGCCGGCGCAGGGCATCGTCGGTCCCTGGGGCCACAAATACGGCCATGTCGGCGTGCCCGGTCCCGCCATCGGCTATCTCACCGAATCGCTGCGCTGGTGGGACCATTGGCTGAAGGGCAAGGACACCGGGATCATGCAGGAGCCGATGCTGCGCGCGTACGTCCAGGATTCGGTGGCACCGGCCAGCCATTATGAGACGCGGCCGGGCCGCTGGGTCTCGGAACCGTCCTGGCCCTCGGCCAACATCGTGCCGCAGACCCTGCATCTCAACGACGCGGGCCTGCGCCAGAACGGAACGCTCGGCGCCGCCGCAGGCAAGCCGGCGCCGCTCGCCATCGCCTCGCCGCAGACGACGGGCAGCGCCGGCGGCGAGTGGTGTCCCTACGGCCTGGGCGGGCTCGGGCCCGAGCTGCCGCTCGACCAGCGCGGCGACGATGCGAACTCGCTGGTCTTCGACGGCGAGCCGCTGGCGGCACCGCTGGAGATCCTGGGGGCGCCGGTGGTGACGCTGACGCTCGCCTCGGACCAGCCGGTCGCGACCGCGGTGCTGCGGCTCAACGACGTAGCGCCGGACGGGCAGGTAACACGTGTTACCTACGGGCTCCTCAACCTGACCCACCGCGAGAGCCATGCCGCGCCCACCCCGCTCGCGCCGGGCAAGAGCTACCAGATCCGCATTCCGCTCAACGATATCGGCCATCGTTTCGCCGCCGGCCATCGCGTGCGCGTCGCGATCTCGACCGCCTATTGGCCGATCCTGTGGCCGGCGCCGAAAGCGGCGACCCTCACGATTGCGGCCGGCTCATCGACGCTGTCCTTACCGGTGCGCCGGCCGCAGGCGAGCGACGCGCAGGTGACGTTCGGCCCGCCCGAGCCGCTGCCCCAGAGCGACCGGACGACATTGCGGCCGGGCAATGTCTATCGCCATGTGACGATGGATGTCGCGACCGGCGCGCAATTCATCGAGGTGCTGCGCGACGACGGACGCTCGACCCATAACGGCACCGGCGTCACGACGGAGATGGTGAAGCATCTGCGCTACCGGATGCACCCGGCGGACCCGGCCACGGCCTATGCCGAGGCCGATCATGATCTCACCAACCGCCACGACCAGGGCTGGGAGACGCGCATCAAGAGCCATTGCGCCATCGCCTGCACCGCCGCCGAGTTCATCGTCGAGGCCGACCTCCAGGCCTTCGAGGGCGAGCAGCGCGTGTTCTCGCGGAGCTGGACTCAGCGCATCCCCAGGGACTTGATGTAG
- a CDS encoding ABC transporter substrate-binding protein codes for MDFKLSRRTVLQSAAAMATITALGIKPEHVLGAEGGILKVRMVGDIQVLDPGYMIGGAETSALYACTPRLAVPVHDANGNWTWAPSAYVEKVAQDDDTHISFTLKKGLKWSSNGGEVTAEDVKFSFERMINSDWSARWPTLDHVEVKDSHSGVIVLKTPFVATWLLGIASESGSILPKALTEKLQDAKFTTEFPAQCGPYTMTEWTPKQKMVLKANPDYVGDKPAFAEVHFIDVEDTKAAELAFEGHEIDVTSITTETAARYKKSLPAGAKLVETPGPFYSWIGMNTDHPLLKDIKVRKAIQRAIDVDSILQGAYAGVSPKAFGCIPIGILGHRDAAKYSYNPDEAKALLKEAGVSGLKLDLVTLNQTERIAACQIIQANLADVGIEVTIKPVDSGPFWNLGLESKGDDWKNLQLWIMQYRCSPDPSDPIQWFLKDQVGVWNWERWSDPEFEDLYKKGLEEADTKKREQIYLRMQEIMEDTGAYVWLTFDPLFYAHADTVTPAFESGGEVRAELCTRA; via the coding sequence ATGGATTTCAAGCTTAGCCGTCGCACCGTGCTGCAGAGCGCAGCCGCCATGGCGACGATCACGGCGCTCGGGATCAAGCCCGAGCATGTGCTGGGCGCCGAGGGGGGCATCCTCAAGGTGCGCATGGTCGGCGACATCCAGGTGCTGGATCCCGGCTACATGATCGGCGGCGCCGAGACCAGCGCGCTCTATGCCTGCACGCCGCGCCTGGCGGTGCCGGTGCATGACGCGAACGGCAACTGGACCTGGGCGCCCTCCGCCTATGTCGAGAAGGTGGCGCAGGACGACGACACCCACATCTCCTTCACCCTGAAGAAGGGGCTGAAGTGGAGCAGCAATGGCGGGGAGGTCACCGCCGAGGACGTGAAGTTCTCCTTCGAGCGGATGATCAACAGCGACTGGTCCGCGCGCTGGCCCACCCTCGACCATGTCGAGGTCAAGGATTCGCACAGCGGCGTCATCGTCCTGAAGACGCCCTTCGTGGCGACCTGGCTCCTGGGCATCGCCTCGGAATCGGGCTCGATCCTGCCCAAGGCGCTGACCGAGAAGCTGCAGGACGCGAAGTTCACCACCGAGTTCCCGGCGCAGTGCGGCCCCTACACCATGACGGAGTGGACGCCGAAGCAGAAGATGGTGCTGAAGGCCAATCCGGACTATGTCGGCGACAAGCCGGCCTTCGCCGAGGTGCATTTCATCGACGTCGAGGACACCAAGGCCGCCGAGCTCGCCTTCGAAGGCCATGAGATCGACGTGACCTCGATCACGACCGAGACCGCGGCCCGCTACAAGAAGTCGCTGCCGGCCGGCGCCAAGCTGGTCGAGACGCCGGGTCCTTTCTATTCCTGGATCGGCATGAACACCGATCATCCGCTGCTCAAGGACATCAAGGTGCGCAAGGCGATCCAGCGCGCGATCGATGTCGACTCGATCCTGCAGGGCGCCTATGCCGGCGTCTCGCCCAAGGCCTTCGGCTGCATCCCGATCGGCATCCTCGGCCATCGCGACGCGGCGAAGTATTCGTATAATCCCGACGAGGCGAAGGCGCTGCTCAAGGAGGCCGGCGTGTCGGGCCTCAAGCTCGATCTCGTGACCCTGAACCAGACCGAGCGCATCGCGGCCTGCCAGATCATCCAGGCCAACCTCGCCGATGTCGGCATCGAGGTCACGATCAAGCCGGTCGATTCCGGCCCGTTCTGGAACCTCGGCCTCGAATCCAAGGGCGACGACTGGAAGAACCTGCAGCTCTGGATCATGCAGTATCGCTGCTCGCCCGATCCGTCGGACCCGATCCAGTGGTTCCTCAAGGACCAGGTCGGCGTCTGGAACTGGGAGCGCTGGTCGGATCCCGAGTTCGAGGATCTCTACAAGAAGGGCCTCGAGGAAGCGGACACGAAGAAGCGCGAACAGATCTATCTGCGCATGCAGGAGATCATGGAGGACACCGGCGCCTATGTCTGGCTGACCTTCGATCCGCTGTTCTATGCCCATGCCGACACGGTCACGCCCGCCTTCGAATCGGGCGGCGAAGTGCGCGCCGAGCTCTGCACCAGGGCCTGA
- a CDS encoding NAD(P)/FAD-dependent oxidoreductase — MSANGHIHDVVVVGAGPGGSSAATFLAREGLDVLVLDRSEFPRDKVCGDGLTPQAIYWLDQLGCADAVMAQTQACIRDCDLFINGKHLLTGGFPAGTAYPDFAILLDRRRFDDTLLRNAIAHGARFEGGRILRELEVGRDAVELTCQTRDGAKSFRGRIVIGADGVSSTVSRAIGNKLKTGAMALSLRAYYRDVECEGAQIKVYFDRDYFPGYGWLFVDDDGFANVGLGYAVDRHFAMPGKLAEDFQRFLERELGTMLSHAVPCGPPSGGSAAFFKPNAILADRIMLVGDAANHADPLNGGGIHKAMESAYFAAETAVAALEAGDCSRAALGAYEERWGRHVGFDWQTAELFLSIAKNPHLRDFCLFTLTQIGRLTDADRQFQEFCSGVFSGALSQSICLSPRALYHAFPKDPRVWRAMFAAEGGTVLGPLRVARGAAQSLGRAGIEMARDPLVNLDWGIEVATKAVRLVERGVAETPGLTQPAGIHPALLQQVRASAPG, encoded by the coding sequence ATGAGCGCCAACGGCCATATCCACGACGTGGTGGTGGTGGGCGCCGGGCCCGGCGGCAGCAGCGCCGCGACCTTCCTCGCGCGCGAAGGGCTCGACGTGCTGGTGCTCGACCGCTCGGAGTTTCCGCGCGACAAGGTCTGCGGCGACGGGCTGACGCCGCAGGCGATCTATTGGCTGGACCAGCTCGGCTGCGCCGACGCGGTGATGGCGCAGACGCAAGCCTGCATCCGCGATTGCGACCTCTTCATCAACGGCAAGCATCTCCTGACCGGCGGCTTCCCTGCCGGCACGGCCTATCCCGATTTTGCGATCCTGCTGGACCGGCGCCGCTTCGACGACACGCTGCTGCGCAACGCCATCGCCCACGGCGCGCGTTTCGAGGGCGGGCGGATCCTGCGCGAGCTCGAGGTCGGGCGCGACGCGGTCGAGCTCACCTGCCAGACCCGCGATGGTGCCAAGAGCTTCCGGGGCCGCATCGTCATCGGTGCCGACGGCGTCTCCTCGACCGTGTCGCGCGCCATCGGCAACAAGCTCAAGACCGGCGCCATGGCGCTCTCGTTGCGCGCCTATTACCGCGACGTCGAATGCGAGGGCGCCCAGATCAAGGTCTATTTCGACCGCGACTATTTCCCCGGCTATGGCTGGCTCTTCGTCGACGACGACGGCTTCGCCAATGTCGGGCTCGGCTATGCCGTCGACCGCCATTTCGCCATGCCGGGCAAGCTCGCCGAGGATTTCCAGCGCTTCCTCGAGCGCGAGCTGGGCACGATGCTGAGCCATGCCGTGCCTTGCGGACCGCCCTCGGGCGGCTCGGCCGCCTTCTTCAAGCCCAACGCCATCCTCGCGGACCGGATCATGCTGGTGGGCGATGCCGCCAACCATGCCGACCCGCTCAATGGCGGCGGCATCCACAAGGCGATGGAGAGCGCCTATTTCGCGGCCGAGACGGCGGTGGCCGCCCTCGAGGCCGGCGATTGCTCGCGCGCAGCGCTGGGCGCCTATGAGGAGCGCTGGGGCCGGCATGTCGGCTTCGACTGGCAGACGGCCGAGCTTTTCCTCTCGATCGCGAAGAACCCCCACTTGCGCGACTTCTGCCTCTTCACCCTGACCCAGATCGGGCGGCTGACCGATGCCGACCGGCAGTTCCAGGAATTCTGCAGCGGCGTCTTCAGCGGCGCGCTGTCGCAGAGCATCTGCCTCTCGCCGCGGGCGCTCTATCACGCCTTCCCGAAGGATCCGCGGGTCTGGCGCGCGATGTTCGCGGCCGAAGGCGGCACGGTGCTCGGGCCCTTGCGCGTCGCGCGGGGTGCCGCCCAGAGCCTGGGCCGCGCCGGCATCGAGATGGCGCGCGATCCGCTGGTCAATCTCGATTGGGGCATCGAGGTCGCGACCAAGGCGGTGCGCCTGGTCGAACGCGGCGTGGCGGAGACGCCGGGCCTCACGCAGCCGGCCGGCATCCACCCCGCACTTCTGCAGCAGGTCCGGGCTTCGGCCCCGGGCTGA
- the betI gene encoding transcriptional regulator BetI — translation MANATLRRFRRDELIDATITAIYEDGLKDTTLAAIGRRAGLSPALVNHYFDGKEALLEATMRRLLRNLGDDIAARLPAEPTPLGRLHAIIDGCFSRRHFLPESMVAWLTFWLEVRRNPRFARLQRMLNRRFESNIMFALRQMVPAPLAEDIFLGLTALIDGFWWAYAIDAKRIQPARARRLCRDYLASRLPPGAGMAGPSRRRRRAAASPKARSRS, via the coding sequence ATGGCGAATGCCACCCTGCGGCGCTTCCGCCGCGACGAGCTGATCGACGCGACCATCACCGCGATCTACGAGGACGGCCTCAAGGACACGACGCTCGCCGCCATCGGCCGGCGCGCCGGCCTGTCCCCGGCGCTGGTCAATCATTATTTCGACGGCAAGGAGGCGCTGCTCGAGGCGACCATGCGCCGCCTGCTGCGCAACCTGGGCGACGATATCGCGGCGCGCCTGCCGGCCGAGCCCACGCCGCTTGGGCGGCTCCATGCCATCATCGACGGCTGCTTCTCGCGCCGGCATTTCCTGCCCGAATCGATGGTCGCCTGGCTCACCTTCTGGCTCGAGGTCAGGCGCAACCCGCGCTTCGCCCGCCTGCAGCGCATGCTCAACCGTCGCTTCGAATCGAACATCATGTTCGCGCTCCGGCAGATGGTGCCGGCCCCGCTCGCCGAGGACATCTTCCTCGGCCTGACCGCGCTCATCGACGGCTTCTGGTGGGCCTATGCGATCGACGCCAAGCGGATCCAGCCCGCCCGCGCGCGGCGCCTCTGCCGCGACTACCTGGCCAGCCGCCTGCCGCCCGGCGCGGGGATGGCGGGGCCCTCCAGGCGCCGCCGCCGCGCGGCCGCATCACCGAAAGCAAGATCACGATCATGA
- a CDS encoding dodecin family protein translates to MSVARVTKLTASSTKGFQDAVEVAVKRAAKTLRGITGIEVLSQKAKIAKGKIEEYRVTLEVTFILE, encoded by the coding sequence ATGTCTGTCGCCCGTGTCACCAAATTGACGGCCAGCTCGACCAAAGGCTTTCAGGATGCGGTGGAGGTCGCGGTCAAGCGCGCGGCCAAGACCCTGCGCGGCATCACCGGCATCGAGGTGCTGTCGCAGAAGGCCAAGATCGCCAAGGGCAAGATCGAGGAATACCGCGTCACGCTCGAGGTGACGTTCATCCTGGAGTAG
- a CDS encoding CocE/NonD family hydrolase yields MNAEPIIRDVSDKIDSIELAWIPMTDGRRLAARLWMPKDAARNPVPAVLEYIPYRRRDGTRPRDEEMHPWVAAQGYACARIDIAGSGDSDGLLLDEYLKQEQDDAIEIIAWLASQPWCSGSVGMMGISWGGFNGLQVAARRPPALKAVISLCSTVDRYHDDVHFMGGCLLADNMDWGGAFFEYAGLPPDPQMVGPGWKQTWLRRLEALRPFPPLWLEHQRRDAFWKHGSVCEEYGAIQCPVLGVSGWADGYTAAVFRLAENLKVPCKGIVGPWGHLYPQRGVPDPAIGFLQEAVRWWDRWLKGKQNGVEKDPTLRLYLQDSVPPQSHYDFRPGQWIAIDRWPAAAIEKRVLALNPQGLAAKPEAGAALTLRSPETTGLAGGEWCAYGLGKVAPEMPLDQRMDDAGSLTFDLPALPEPLIVVGAPSVTLEIESDKPQALVAVRLSDVAPDGAATRVAYGLLNLAQRDSHEHPDALAPGKRYRVTVPLTECAHRFATGRRVRISVSSCYWPMAWPSPEAAVLTLHTGESRLALPVLPAGEIRGYPGFGPVEKATALRRTVYDPGREQRQVIFDAESGETVVRNSRDDGLARIDDIGTVIHYGKVKEFAIARNDPLTARCTVSTEMHYKRDGWDARLETRILMSCDKTHFIFHSDIDAYDGGRRFFSRSFDQRVPRDHR; encoded by the coding sequence ATGAATGCCGAGCCGATCATCCGCGACGTGTCCGACAAGATCGATTCCATCGAGCTCGCCTGGATCCCGATGACGGACGGGCGGCGGCTCGCGGCCCGACTCTGGATGCCCAAGGATGCCGCGCGCAACCCGGTGCCGGCGGTGCTCGAATACATCCCCTATCGCCGGCGCGACGGCACGCGCCCGCGCGACGAGGAGATGCATCCCTGGGTCGCGGCGCAGGGCTATGCCTGCGCCCGCATCGACATCGCCGGCAGCGGCGATTCCGACGGGCTCCTGCTCGACGAGTATCTGAAGCAGGAACAGGACGACGCGATCGAGATCATCGCCTGGCTCGCGTCGCAGCCCTGGTGCAGCGGCTCGGTCGGGATGATGGGCATCTCCTGGGGCGGCTTCAATGGCTTGCAGGTGGCGGCGCGCCGGCCGCCGGCGCTCAAGGCCGTGATCTCGCTCTGCTCGACCGTCGACCGCTATCACGACGACGTGCATTTCATGGGCGGCTGCCTGCTCGCGGACAACATGGATTGGGGCGGCGCCTTCTTCGAATATGCCGGCCTGCCGCCCGACCCGCAGATGGTGGGACCGGGCTGGAAACAGACCTGGCTCCGGCGGCTGGAGGCCTTGCGGCCCTTCCCGCCGCTCTGGCTCGAGCATCAGCGCCGCGACGCCTTCTGGAAACATGGCTCGGTCTGCGAGGAGTACGGCGCGATCCAATGCCCCGTGCTGGGCGTCAGCGGCTGGGCCGACGGCTATACCGCGGCCGTGTTCCGCCTCGCCGAGAATCTGAAAGTGCCCTGCAAGGGCATCGTCGGCCCTTGGGGCCATCTCTATCCGCAGCGCGGCGTGCCCGATCCCGCCATCGGCTTCCTGCAGGAAGCGGTGCGCTGGTGGGACCGCTGGCTCAAGGGCAAGCAGAACGGGGTCGAGAAGGACCCGACCTTGCGGCTCTATCTCCAGGACAGCGTGCCGCCGCAGTCGCATTACGATTTCCGCCCGGGCCAATGGATCGCGATCGATCGCTGGCCGGCGGCGGCGATCGAGAAACGGGTGCTGGCACTGAACCCGCAAGGGCTCGCGGCGAAGCCGGAAGCGGGGGCGGCGCTGACGCTCCGCTCGCCGGAGACGACCGGTCTCGCCGGCGGCGAATGGTGCGCCTATGGGCTGGGCAAGGTGGCGCCCGAGATGCCGCTCGACCAGCGCATGGACGATGCCGGATCGCTCACCTTCGATCTGCCGGCGCTGCCCGAGCCGCTGATTGTGGTGGGAGCGCCTTCCGTCACGCTCGAGATCGAATCCGACAAGCCTCAGGCGCTGGTCGCGGTGCGGCTCAGCGATGTGGCGCCCGACGGGGCCGCGACCCGCGTCGCCTATGGGCTGCTCAATCTCGCGCAGCGCGACAGCCATGAGCATCCGGACGCGCTGGCGCCGGGCAAACGCTATCGCGTGACCGTGCCCTTGACCGAATGCGCCCACCGCTTCGCCACCGGCCGGCGCGTGCGCATCTCGGTCTCGAGCTGCTACTGGCCGATGGCCTGGCCTTCGCCCGAGGCGGCGGTCCTGACGCTCCATACCGGCGAGAGCCGCCTGGCGTTGCCGGTGCTGCCGGCGGGCGAGATTCGGGGCTATCCCGGTTTCGGACCGGTGGAGAAGGCGACGGCGCTGCGGCGCACCGTGTACGATCCCGGCCGCGAGCAGCGCCAGGTGATCTTCGACGCCGAGAGCGGCGAAACCGTGGTGCGCAACAGCCGCGACGACGGGCTGGCGCGGATCGACGATATCGGCACCGTGATCCATTACGGCAAGGTCAAGGAGTTCGCGATCGCGCGCAACGATCCCCTGACCGCGCGCTGCACGGTCTCGACCGAGATGCACTACAAGCGCGACGGTTGGGATGCCCGGCTCGAGACGCGGATCCTGATGTCCTGCGACAAGACCCACTTCATCTTCCATTCCGATATCGACGCCTATGACGGCGGCCGGCGCTTCTTCAGCCGCAGCTTCGACCAGCGCGTTCCGCGCGATCATCGATGA